Below is a genomic region from Hyphomicrobiales bacterium.
AACAGCGTCCGATAGGCCGCCCGGTCGATCAAAGCTGCCGGCAGCACCGGCACCGAAGCGCCGGAAAACTGCCGTTCTATATCGCGCGCCGTCCGTTCGCGGATCGCGGGCGGCACGCGCGTAAAGAATACGCGATACGGGATTTCGCGGTTCGCCACCTTCCACATCTGGCGCACCAGCTTGACCGACTTCGCCGCCTCGGCCGCGTCCAGAACAGAACTTTGCAGTGGAATGAGAACCAAATCTGATCGCGCGACGGCAAAGCCTATGCGATCTGT
It encodes:
- a CDS encoding hypothetical protein (Evidence 5 : Unknown function); the encoded protein is MVLIPLQSSVLDAAEAAKSVKLVRQMWKVANREIPYRVFFTRVPPAIRERTARDIERQFSGASVPVLPAALIDRAAYRTLFSLGGTLHELEAADVSGLETARENAREYAQAVINAIRGGGA